The genome window AGGGGTCACCGCCAAGCGTGGTGGCCAGCATGGTGAAGGGTTTGTCGGCGTTCTCGATCTGCTTGGGGGCAGGGACGTGCTCAAGGATCAGATCAAACAGCGCGTTCAGGTCTTTGCGCGGCCCGTCGAGTTCGGCATCCGCCCAGCCGGAACGGCCCGAGGCATACATATGTGGGAATTCAAGCTGTTCGTCGGTGGCATCCAAGCTGGCGAAAAGGTCAAAGCATTCGTCGAGCGCGCGGTCAGGCTCGGCATCGGGCTTGTCGACTTTGTTCAGCACAACGATCGGACGCAGGCCCAGTTTCAGCGCTTTGGAGGTCACGAATTTGGTCTGCGGCATCGGGCCTTCGGCGGCGTCGACCAGCAGGACCACACCGTCGACCATCGACAGGATACGCTCAACTTCGCCACCAAAGTCGGCGTGGCCGGGGGTATCGACGATGTTGATGCGGGTGTTGTTCCAGACGACCGAGGTCGGCTTGGCGAAAATGGTGATGCCGCGCTCGCGCTCAAGATCGTTGCTGTCCATGGCGCGTTCGGTGGTCGCCTGGTTTTCACGATATGTGCCGGATTGTTTCAGAAGCTCGTCCACCAGCGTCGTTTTGCCGTGGTCGACGTGAGCGATAATTGCGATGTTGCGCAGGTCCATTAAGTCAGCCTTTGGATAGGGGAGTGGCGCGCCAGCCTGAAGCTGCGCGAATAATTGCGCCGCCCATACCGCGCCCCGGCTGCAATTGCTAGCCCTAATGCCCGATGGATGCCGCTTGCGCGGTCCATCGCTGCGCGCCTGCCACTTTAATGGGTGGTGGTGCCGGAAAAGAGATGAATTATCAGAATGCCGGTGATGATGAAGCTCAGCCCGAGCAGGGCCGGACCATCAAGCCGTTGGTCAAAAAGTAAGTAGCCAATCGCTGCGATGCAGACGATGCCAAGGCCCGACCAAATGGCATAGACGATTCCAACCGGCATGACCTTTAGCGCCAGCGCCATGAAATAAAACGACACGAGATAGAATACGACCACCGCCACCGAGGGCCAAAGCCGGGTAAACTGCTGCGAGGCTTGCAGCGCGGTCGTGCCGATGGTTTCCGCGATGATCGCGATGAACAGCCACAGGTAATGCATGGGGGCGCGCCTTTATCAAAGGGGAAGTTGCGTGGTTTCCTTGATCTCTTCCATCACGAAACTGGCCGAGACATCCGAGAGAGGAACTTTGCGGATCAGATTTTGATACAGTTGATCGTAACCGGCCATATCCGCAACCCTCGCCCGGATCAAATAATCAAGATCGCCGGTCATACGGTAAACGCCAAGGATCTCTGGCATGGATTGTGTAACGCGGGAGAATTTCTCAAGCCAATCGGGCGCATGGGCGTTGGTGCGCACTTGGATAAAGACGCTAAGCCCAAGCCCAAGCTTGGCCGCGTCAAGTAATGTCACGCGCCCCTTGATGATACCCGCCGTTTCCAGCGCGCGAATGCGACGCCAGCAGGCATTGCGCGACAGGTTTACCGCCGCGCCAAGTACCTCTAGCGATTGGCCCGCGTCGCGTTGCAATTCTACCAGAATGCTCCGGTCTATCTCATCAAGTGTTGCCATATGAGCAATTTGGCGAGAAGTTTTCCCATAGGCAAGCGTATCTTTGCAAGGAATTGAGAAAACGTCACAGGGCGGCTGGTCTATGCTGGTGGAAAGCCAATGACAGGAGATTTCCATGATCGCACGCATCTTTTTCGACCATCCGGCAAAGGTGGATGAGACGTTTTTTGAACATATGGCATTTGCGCTGAAGTTCTCAGGTTTGCTGTTCGCGGCGGCTGGGGCGGCGTTGGTGCACGCGCTCATCCCCTGCTTGTTTGAGAAAACGGCGAGCGGCATTATCGCCAAGCTTTACGCTCGGACCCATAACCGGGGGCAGTAGAGGCAATTGGCTGCCGCGCGATTCTAGGCCGGTTCGCTATTCCTACTTAACGAGATAAGGGCCGCATCGCTGCGGCCCTTATCATCTGTCATTGCGACACGCTTAACCCTGAAGCGCTTTGCTAAGGTTCTCGTCAACTTTCTCAAGGAAACCCATGGTGGTGAGCCAGCCTTGATCGGGGCCAACCAACAGCGCGAGGTCTTTGGTCATGTAGCCCGATTCCACCGTGTCCACCACGACCTTTTCCAGCGTTTCGGCAAAGTGAATCAGGGCGCTGTTCTCGTCCAGTTTGCCACGGTGCTTCAGCCCACCGGTCCATGCGTAGATCGACGCAATGGAGTTGGTCGAGGTTTCCTCGCCCTTCTGGTGCTGGCGGTAGTGGCGCGTCACGGTACCGTGCGCGGCCTCGGCCTCCACGATCTTCCCATCGGGTGTCATCAACTGGCTGGTCATCAGACCGAGCGAGCCAAAGCCCTGCGCCACGGTGTCGGACTGCACGTCGCCGTCGTAGTTCTTGCAGGCCCAGACATAACCGCCCGACCATTTCATAGCTGAGGCGACCATGTCGTCGATCAGACGGTGTTCGTACCAGATGCTCTTCTTTTTGAAATCCTCGGCGAATTCTGCGTCAAAGATCTCTTGGAACAGGTCCTTGAAGCGCCCGTCATAGGCTTTCAGGATCGTGTTCTTGGTCGACAGATACACCGGCCAGCCGCGGTTCAGACCGTAGTTGAAGGATGCCCGAGCGAAATCACGGATCGAATCGTCGAGGTTGTACATTGCCATGGTGACGCCAGCTGAGGGCGCGTCGAAGACCTCTTTCTCGATGGTCTCGCCATCGTCGCCAACGAACTTGATGGTCAGCTTACCCTTGCCGGGGAAACGGAAATCGGTGGCGCGGTATTGGTCGCCAAAGGCATGACGGCCTACGACAATCGGCTGGGTCCAGCCCGGCACAAGGCGCGGCACATTGCGGCAAATGATCGGCTCGCGGAAGATCACGCCGCCCAGAATATTGCGGATCGTGCCATTGGGGCTGCGGTACATGCGCTTGAGGCCAAATTCCTCAACCCGCGCTTCATCGGGCGTGATGGTCGCGCATTTCACGCCAACGCCGTACTTTTGGATAGCATGGGCTGCGTCGACGGTAATCTGATCGTCGGTCTCATCCCGGACTTCCATGCCGAGGTCGTAATACTTTAGGTCAACGTCAAGATAGGGCGTGATCAGCTTTTTCTTGATGAAATCCCAGATGATCCGGGTCATCTCATCGCCGTCGAGTTCGACGATGGGGTTTTCTACCTTAATCTTCGACATGACGAATTCCTTTGGTTGGGGATGCATTTGTCCGTGCTTTAGCCTATCCGGGACCAAAGAGGAAGATCGTATACCATGGTATGCCGAAGGTCGCGCTTAGGGGCCGGCCTCGGCAAAAAAGCTGCTGATACGGGCGCGGGCGTAGGCCCAGAGGGCAGGGGCGCCGATGGCGATCTTGCGGCCCACCTTCTCTTCGATCTGCGCCTCTGAGACGTTGTAGTCGGTCCAACTGCCGCCGCCTGAGGCGAGATTCTGCATGGGCGGCTGGAACCGATCGAGCGATTTGGCAAATCGAGCTGAGGGGCTTTCGGCGGCTTCAAACTCCTCCCAAATCCCGCGCAGGTCATCACGCAGATCGGGGGGTAGCAAGCCAAAGATGCGGTCGGCGGCGATTTGTTCCTGCGCTTCCATATCGGCGGCATCGTAGTCGCCAAAGATCGGATTGTCGCCCGCATCGATCTCTACAAGGTCGTGCAGGATCAGCATTTTGATGACGCGGTTGATGTCCACCTCAGGCCCGGCCTGATCGGCCAGCACCAGCGCGTAGAGAGCCAGGTGCCATGAGTGTTCGGCAGAATTCTCCGCCCGGCTTGCATCGCACAGAGTGGTGCCGCGCAGGATGGTCTTGAGCTTATCGGCCTCGTTCAGAAAGGCGATCTGCTGGTCGAGCCGTTCGGTCATGCCCCGGCCTTGCCGCGATGTTCGCGTAACTTGCGGGCGAGAAAGCCACGGGCCTTGTCGTTGGCCATCCGCGTGCGGATCGCCGTCAGAAAGGCTTCTTCGAGTGTTTGCGACGAGGCGCCAAGCACCTCGCCGACTTCCATAAACAGCCGTTCTTCACCGGTCTCGGCCTGCACGGCGAGACATTCCTCGGCAAGCTTGTTGGCCAGTTCAATAACGACTGCATCCGCCATCAGCGCGTGGATTCCGTCAGACGGCGTTTCACATAGTCGCTGGTCGAGGTGATCAACGTGTCCATATGCGGCTCTTCGAAGAAGTGACCTGCGCCTTCGACCTCCTGATGGGTGATCGTGATGCCCTTTTGCTCATGCAGCTTGCTGACCAGATTGGTCGTGTCCGCAGGCGGCGCCACGCGGTCGGCAGTGCCGTTGATGACCAGACCAGAGGCCGGGCAGGGCGCGAGGAACGAAAAGTCGTACATATTTGCGGGCGGCGAGACCGAGATGAAGCCGGTGATCTCGGGCCGGCGCATCAGCAGTTGCATGCCGATCCATGCGCCGAAGGAAAAACCAGCAACCCAGCAATGCTTGGAGTTGTTGTTCATCGACTGCAGGTAATCGAGCGCCGAGGCGGCATCCGACAATTCGCCAATGCCTTGGTCATATTCGCCTTGGCTGCGGCCTACGCCACGGAAGTTAAAGCGCAATACGGTGAAACCCATGTTGTAGAACGCATAGTGCAGGTTATAGACAACCTTGTGATTCATCGTCCCGCCAAACTGCGGGTGCGGATGCAGCACGATGGCAATCGGGGCGTCACGTTCTTTTTGGGGGTGGTAGCGGCCTTCAAGGCGGCCTTCGGGTCCGGGAAAAATAACCTCGGGCATGGGTGTCCCTGTCTGGGGGTTCAAAGATCGCTGCGAATAGTTGACGAATTCGCTATGCCACCTTAGAACGGTTCTAAATCTGGTTCCGCGCAGTGTCGCGTGGATCAGTCTTTGGACTTAGGCATTTAAGCCGCCCACGTCAATCAAATGGCACGGCGAGTGAGGGTAAGACGATGAAGCTATCTACCAAAGGGCGTTATGCCATGGTCGCTTTGGCCGATATTGCGTTGCAGCCCGAAGGGTCGCTTGTGTCGCTGGGTGACATTGCCGAACGGCAGTCAGTGTCTTTGCCCTATCTGGAACAATTGTTCGTCAAACTGCGGCGCGCCGAACTTGTGACCTCAGTGCGCGGCCCCGGCGGAGGATACCGTTTGGCGCGTTCGCCAGTTGATATTCGGGTGGTCGATGTTTTGGCCGCTGTGGATGAGACTGTGGACGCGATGCACAAAGGGGCAGGCGCCTCTGGTGGCTTGTCGGGAAGCCGTGCGCAATCACTGACCAACCGCCTCTGGCAAGGGTTGAGCGCGCATGTCTATGTTTTCCTGCATCAAACGCGTTTGTCAGATGTGGTTGAGAATGAATTGGCCCCATGCCCTGCGGTGCCGACCCTCTTTGCCGTGGTGGATGAGACGTGAGAGCCTATCTCGACCATAACGCAACCACGCCGCTGCGGGCAGAAGCACGTGTAGCAATGATCGCGGCGATGGACCTGCCCGGCAACCCGTCTTCGGTCCATGCCGAAGGCCGCGCGGCCAAAGCCATGGTCGAGCGTGCGCGCGCGCAGGTGGCGGGGTTGGTGGGCTGCGATCCGGTTGATGTGATCTTTACCTCTGGTGCCACCGAAGCGGCTGCACTGGCCGCCTCTTTGGGCGCGCGGGTGGTCACATCGGCAGTAGAACATGACGCGGTCCTGTCGTGGGGGCAGGCGGATCGACTGGGTGTCGATGCCAAGGGCATCTGGGACGGTGATCTCAGCATTGCCGAAGGGGCCGATGTGGTGGCCCTTCAGGCCGCCAATAGCGAGACGGGTGTGCTGCAACAGACCATGCCGCTGGCGCAACAATGTTGGGCGATGGAAAGCACGCCTTATGTGCTGGTTGATGCGGTGCAGGCGGTTGGGAAAACTTCGTTCAAAATGGCCACATCGGGCGCGGATTTCATCCTCGTCTCTGCCCATAAACTGGGCGGGCCGAAAGGCATAGGTGCGCTGATCGTCAAGCGGGGCATCGATGTGGCTGCGCAATTGCGCGGCGGTGGACAAGAGATGGGCCGCCGTTCGGGCACCGAGAATATCCCCGGCATCGCAGGCTTTGGCGCGGCAGCAGAAGCGGCTGCGGCAGATGTGGCTGCGGGTCGTTGGGAAGAGGTGGCACAGCTTCGTGATTTGCTGGAAGTGACCCTTGCGGACGCCTCAAAGTTGACTACTTCTGTAGGAAAAGACGCGCCGCGTCTGCCCAACACTTCCTGCATCATCTCGCCCGGCTGGAAAGGTGAGACGCAGGTCATGCAGATGGACCTTGCAGGTTTTGCCATCTCCGCAGGATCGGCCTGTTCCAGCGGCAAGGTACGCGCCAGTGCCGTATTGCGCGCCATGGGCTTTGATGAAACACAGGCCGCCAGCGCGATCCGGGTGTCGCTGGGCCTGCAAACCACCCGGGAAGATGTCTTGCGGTTCGCGACAAGCTGGACCGCAAAAATGAAAAAGCACGAAACGCGGGCCGCCTGAGCGCCGCCACGGAAAGGAACCGAAACCTTGGATAATATGACCCTCAAAGAGAATGACGGCGTCAAAGAAGGCGTTGACCAGGAAACCGTGGATGCCGTGCGCGAAGTCGGCGGCAAATACAAATACGGTTGGTCCACCGACATCGAAATGGAATACGCCCCAAAAGGGCTGACGCCAGACATCGTGCGGCTGATCTCGGAAAAGAACGAAGAGCCGGAGTGGATGACCGAATGGCGTCTGGCAGCTTATGATCGTTGGTTGACCAAGAAAGAACCCGATTGGGCGATGATCGACTACCCTGAGATCGATTTTCAGGACCAGTATTACTATGCTCGCCCCAAAAGCATGGCGGAAAAACCCAAGTCTTTGGATGACGTCGATCCCAAGCTCTTGGACACCTACAAGAAACTTGGCATCCCGCTGAAAGAGCAGATGATCTTGGCCGGTGTTGAAGGTGCTGAGGATGCGCCAGCAGAAGGCCGCAAGGTGGCCGTGGATGCGGTGTTCGATTCCGTTTCTGTCGGCACGACCTTTCAGGAAGAGCTGAAGAAGGCTGGCGTGATCTTTTGCTCGATCTCTGAGGCAATCCGCGAGCATCCTGAATTGGTGCGCAAGTACCTCGGATCGGTCGTGCCCGTGTCGGACAACTTCTATGCGACGCTGAACTCGGCGGTCTTTTCCGACGGCTCCTTCGTTTATGTCCCACCGGGCGTGCGCTGCCCGATGGAGCTCTCTACCTATTTCCGCATCAACGCCGAGAACACCGGTCAGTTCGAGCGGACTTTGATCATCGCGGACAAAGGCTCTTACGTGTCCTACCTTGAAGGGTGCACCGCACCGCAGCGTGACGAGAGCCAGCTGCACGCCGCTGTGGTTGAGATCATCATCGAAGAAGACGCCGAGGTGAAATATTCCACCGTTCAAAACTGGTACCCCGGTGACGAAGACGGCAAGGGCGGCATCTATAACTTCGTGACCAAACGTGCCGACTGTCGCGGCGACCGCGCCAAGGTGATGTGGACGCAGGTCGAAACCGGCTCCGCCGTGACCTGGAAATACCCCTCCTGCATCCTGCGCGGCGACGACAGCCAAGGCGAGTTCTATTCCATTGCCATCGCGAACAACATGCAGCAGGCCGATACCGGCACCAAGATGGTCCACCTCGGTAAACGCACCAAGTCGCGCATTGTGTCCAAGGGTATCTCTGCCGGTAAGGCACAGAACACCTATCGCGGTTTGGTGTCGATGCACCCTAAGGCCAAGGAATCGCGCAACTATACCCAGTGTGACAGCTTGCTGATCGGCTCTGAATGTGGGGCGCATACTGTGCCTTACATCGAGGTCAAGAATAACAGCAGCCGGGTGGAGCATGAGGCGACCACGTCTAAGGTAGATGACGATCAGATGTTCTACTGCCGCTCGCGCGGTATGGACGAAGAAGAGGCCGTGGCACTGGTGGTGAACGGTTTCTGCAAGGACGTTCTACAGGCGCTGCCGATGGAATTTGCCATGGAAGCCCAAGCGCTTGTGGCGATCTCGCTGGAAGGCTCTGTCGGCTGATCGGGCATGGCGTGTTGCGCAGCATTGAGGGCTAGTGTCCCGCAGCGCAGCGCGTCTACCGATGGCGGTGATAACTTAATACGCAGGGGTAAGCCCCTGTTGGAAAACAGAATATTGATATTGCGGCGCGAGCGCGCGCCAGAAGGAGACCGAAATGCTGAGCATCAAAAACCTGCACGTGAAACTGGAAGAAGAGGACAAGCAAATCCTCAAAGGCGTCGACTTGGAAGTCGAAGCCGGTAAGGTGCATGCGATCATGGGGCCGAACGGCTCGGGCAAATCGACACTGAGCTATGTGCTTTCCGGCAAAGACGGCTATGAGGTGACCGACGGTTCCGCAACGCTGGAAGGCAATGATCTGCTTGATCTGGAGCCAGAAGAGCGTGCCGCGGCTGGCCTGTTTTTGGCCTTTCAATATCCGGTCGAAATTCCCGGTGTTGGCAACATGACCTTCCTACGGACTGCCGTAAACGCACAGCGTAAAGCGCGTGGCGAAGAGGAAATGTCGGCGGCTGACTTCCTTAAGGAAATCCGCGCGAAGGCGAAGGATCTGAAAATCGACGCCGATATGCTGAAACGCCCCGTGAACATGGGCTTCTCGGGCGGCGAGAAAAAGCGCAACGAAATTCTTCAGATGGCGATGCTCGCGCCCAAGATGTGCATCTTGGACGAAACCGACTCCGGGCTTGACGTTGACGCGATGAAGCTGGTCGCCGAAGGCGTCAACGCACTGCGTACCGAAGGCCGTGGTTTTCTTGTGATCACGCACTATCAGCGTCTTCTGGACCACATCAAACCCGATGTCGTGCACATCATGTCCGATGGCCGCATCATCAAGACCGGTGGCCCTGAGCTTGCGCTTGAAGTCGAAAACAACGGTTACGCCGACATCCTCGCCGAGGTGGCGTAATGGCCGAAGCAAAACTCCAAGAAACCCCGACCGAGGCGATGATCGCATCCCTCGATATGCCGCAGGGTGGCTGGGCGCAGGCGGCGCGTGAAGACGCGCTGGCGCGTGTGCGCACAATGGGCTTGCCACAACGCCGTGATGAGTATTGGAAGTTCACACGCCCCGATACGCTGACACAAGCCGAACCTGTTCCGGCTGCGATCTTTGATCACGGTGATGCGCCGCTGTTCGATGATACCGAGCGTTTGCGTATTGTTTTTGTGGATGGGGTCTTCGACGCCGAAGCCTCCGACGATCTGTCGCTCGAAGGTGTCAGCATTGAACGGCTCGCGGCGGCGAACAGTGATCTGCATTGGGCGCGTGACCTCTATGGGACGCTGGAAAAGAACGGCCAGACCCCAGTCGCACGCCCACTTGCAGCACTGAACACGGCCTACGCCAGTGATGGTGTTTTGATCCATGTGACAGGCACGCCAAGCAAGCCGATCAATCTGGTTTATCACCATAAGTCAGAAACTTCTGATGCGATGTTACACCACGTGGTAAAGCTCGACAAAGGGGCCGAAGTGACCCTGTTGGAGAACGGACCCGCAGCGGCACGTTTCAACACCGTTTTGGAAGTCGAAGTCGCCGATACCGCGCGCTTCCACCATGTGCGCGCACAAGGGCGTGACCACGAACGGCGCGCTGCGACGCATCTCTTCACCCGTCTCGGCACCGAGTCCTTGTTCAAAAGCTTTACCGTCACCGTTAACGGCGCGATGACGCGCAATGAATGCGTGATCGAATTGACGGGCGATGATGCGTCGGCGCATGTGGCAGGCGCCTGTGTTGGTGATGGCGATTTTCACCATGACGACACGGTCTTCATCACCCATGACGCGGTGAATTGCGAAAGCCGTCAGGTCTATAAAAAGGTGCTGCGCAACGGGGCGACGGGCGTGTTTCAAGGCAAGATCCTTGTTAAAGAAGGCGCGCAGAAAACGGATGGTTATCAGATCAGCCAATCGCTGCTGCTGGATGGTGACAGCCAGTTCCTTGCCAAGCCTGAGCTTGAGATCTACGCCGATGATGTCGCCTGTTCGCACGGCTCGACCTCGGGCGCGATCGACGAAGAGGCGTTGTTTTACCTCCGCGCGCGCGGTGTGTCTCATGCCGAAGCGACCGATCTTTTGACGCTCGCCTTCCTTGCCGAAGCGGTTGAGGAAATCGAAGCCGAAGGCCTGCGCGAAGAGATCAATGGGCGTCTCAGCTCTTGGTTGGAGCGTCGTAGCAGCTGATGGCTGTTACCAGCGATATCGTTGCGACCTATCGCGGCCCCGGCACAGTGATGTCGGGGCTGCTTGCGCAGGGCCGTAACGAGGTGCGCGTGTTGATGTTCGCGCTGATGGCGGGGCTGCTGATCTTCGTGGCACTGTCGCCTTATCAAGCGCGGGCGGCGCATCTTGATCCTGAAGGGCCGCTTTCGGTTCGGCAGTATTGGAGCGCGTTTTTCTGGATATTTTTGATGCCGCTGTTGCTTTATGCATTTGCGGCAATGGTTTGGGTGATCAGCCGTGTCGCGGGTCAACAGCTCACAGGTTACGCGGTGCGGCTGACCTTGGTCTGGTCGCTGCTGGCCTCTGCGCCAATCCTGTTGCTGCTGGGCCTTGCGCTTGGTTTCATCGGGCCGGGGGTCCAAGCGCAGATCGTGGGCGCGGTTTGGTTGGCTGTGTTCTTTTGGTTCTGGGTCTCGGGCCTGCTTGCGGCACAGCGGGGCTAGGATGAACAGTGCAGCCTTGATCCCACTTGTGCAAACCACCCTGCGCAACCCACGCGCAGCGGCGGGTCTGATCGCGGCCCTCCAACTTAGCCGAGAGGTCATCTGGACAGCATTGGCCTTGGTTGCGGCGCTCAATGCGCTGGTGATCTCGGCCATGTTCGCCATTGCGCCGCCTGCCATTGCTCTGCCCAGTTACTTTCAATCACCACTTGTCCTCTTCGCGCTGTTGGGAGGGCTGATGGTGCTCTATGTCCATGCATTGTCGTGGGTTGGGCGCGCGATGGGCGGGCAGGGTACGATTGAACCCCTCTTGGCCGCTGTGGTTTGGCTACAGGCGCTGCGGCTTTGTGCGCAGTTGGGGATTTTGCTGCTAACGGTCGCCCTGCCGCCGTTGGCTTTGCTGGCCTCTTTTGTGGTCACATTCTGGGGCCTTTGGATCTTGCTTAATTTCGTCGCCGAGCTGCTGCAGTTGCCGGGGCTTTTTCATGCGGCCGCTGTGCTGGCAGGTGCCGCGCTTGGGGTTCTGTTGGGCCTCGGCCTCTTGCTGTCTTTGATCGGGCTCACCGCCCAAGGAGTTTAAGTCATGTTCGACGTTGAAGCCGTCCGGGCGCAGTTTCCGATCCTTTCACGTCAGGTGAACGGCAAGCCGCTGGTCTATCTGGATAATGGTGCTTCCGCGCAGAAACCACAGGTGGTGATCGACGCGATCACGCAGGCCTATGCGCAGGAATACTCTAATGTTCACCGTGGCTTACATTATCTTTCTAATCTAGCCACAGACAAGTATGAGGGGGTGCGCGGTACGGTTGCTCGTTTCCTAAATGCTGGGTCTGAGGATGAGATTGTATTGAATACCGGCGCTACGATGGGGATTAACACCGTTGCCTATGGATGGGCCATGCCGCGCATGCAGGCCGGTGATGAGATCGTTCTGTCGGTGATGGAACACCACGCCAACATCGTGCCTTGGCATTTTCTGCGTGAACGGCAAGGCGTCGTGCTGAAATG of Sulfitobacter sp. DSM 110093 contains these proteins:
- a CDS encoding multidrug efflux SMR transporter; translation: MHYLWLFIAIIAETIGTTALQASQQFTRLWPSVAVVVFYLVSFYFMALALKVMPVGIVYAIWSGLGIVCIAAIGYLLFDQRLDGPALLGLSFIITGILIIHLFSGTTTH
- a CDS encoding Lrp/AsnC family transcriptional regulator, coding for MATLDEIDRSILVELQRDAGQSLEVLGAAVNLSRNACWRRIRALETAGIIKGRVTLLDAAKLGLGLSVFIQVRTNAHAPDWLEKFSRVTQSMPEILGVYRMTGDLDYLIRARVADMAGYDQLYQNLIRKVPLSDVSASFVMEEIKETTQLPL
- a CDS encoding DUF6356 family protein, with translation MIARIFFDHPAKVDETFFEHMAFALKFSGLLFAAAGAALVHALIPCLFEKTASGIIAKLYARTHNRGQ
- a CDS encoding NADP-dependent isocitrate dehydrogenase, whose protein sequence is MSKIKVENPIVELDGDEMTRIIWDFIKKKLITPYLDVDLKYYDLGMEVRDETDDQITVDAAHAIQKYGVGVKCATITPDEARVEEFGLKRMYRSPNGTIRNILGGVIFREPIICRNVPRLVPGWTQPIVVGRHAFGDQYRATDFRFPGKGKLTIKFVGDDGETIEKEVFDAPSAGVTMAMYNLDDSIRDFARASFNYGLNRGWPVYLSTKNTILKAYDGRFKDLFQEIFDAEFAEDFKKKSIWYEHRLIDDMVASAMKWSGGYVWACKNYDGDVQSDTVAQGFGSLGLMTSQLMTPDGKIVEAEAAHGTVTRHYRQHQKGEETSTNSIASIYAWTGGLKHRGKLDENSALIHFAETLEKVVVDTVESGYMTKDLALLVGPDQGWLTTMGFLEKVDENLSKALQG
- a CDS encoding HD domain-containing protein — translated: MTERLDQQIAFLNEADKLKTILRGTTLCDASRAENSAEHSWHLALYALVLADQAGPEVDINRVIKMLILHDLVEIDAGDNPIFGDYDAADMEAQEQIAADRIFGLLPPDLRDDLRGIWEEFEAAESPSARFAKSLDRFQPPMQNLASGGGSWTDYNVSEAQIEEKVGRKIAIGAPALWAYARARISSFFAEAGP
- a CDS encoding alpha/beta hydrolase; this translates as MPEVIFPGPEGRLEGRYHPQKERDAPIAIVLHPHPQFGGTMNHKVVYNLHYAFYNMGFTVLRFNFRGVGRSQGEYDQGIGELSDAASALDYLQSMNNNSKHCWVAGFSFGAWIGMQLLMRRPEITGFISVSPPANMYDFSFLAPCPASGLVINGTADRVAPPADTTNLVSKLHEQKGITITHQEVEGAGHFFEEPHMDTLITSTSDYVKRRLTESTR
- a CDS encoding Rrf2 family transcriptional regulator; translation: MKLSTKGRYAMVALADIALQPEGSLVSLGDIAERQSVSLPYLEQLFVKLRRAELVTSVRGPGGGYRLARSPVDIRVVDVLAAVDETVDAMHKGAGASGGLSGSRAQSLTNRLWQGLSAHVYVFLHQTRLSDVVENELAPCPAVPTLFAVVDET
- a CDS encoding aminotransferase class V-fold PLP-dependent enzyme, with the protein product MIAAMDLPGNPSSVHAEGRAAKAMVERARAQVAGLVGCDPVDVIFTSGATEAAALAASLGARVVTSAVEHDAVLSWGQADRLGVDAKGIWDGDLSIAEGADVVALQAANSETGVLQQTMPLAQQCWAMESTPYVLVDAVQAVGKTSFKMATSGADFILVSAHKLGGPKGIGALIVKRGIDVAAQLRGGGQEMGRRSGTENIPGIAGFGAAAEAAAADVAAGRWEEVAQLRDLLEVTLADASKLTTSVGKDAPRLPNTSCIISPGWKGETQVMQMDLAGFAISAGSACSSGKVRASAVLRAMGFDETQAASAIRVSLGLQTTREDVLRFATSWTAKMKKHETRAA
- the sufB gene encoding Fe-S cluster assembly protein SufB, with product MTLKENDGVKEGVDQETVDAVREVGGKYKYGWSTDIEMEYAPKGLTPDIVRLISEKNEEPEWMTEWRLAAYDRWLTKKEPDWAMIDYPEIDFQDQYYYARPKSMAEKPKSLDDVDPKLLDTYKKLGIPLKEQMILAGVEGAEDAPAEGRKVAVDAVFDSVSVGTTFQEELKKAGVIFCSISEAIREHPELVRKYLGSVVPVSDNFYATLNSAVFSDGSFVYVPPGVRCPMELSTYFRINAENTGQFERTLIIADKGSYVSYLEGCTAPQRDESQLHAAVVEIIIEEDAEVKYSTVQNWYPGDEDGKGGIYNFVTKRADCRGDRAKVMWTQVETGSAVTWKYPSCILRGDDSQGEFYSIAIANNMQQADTGTKMVHLGKRTKSRIVSKGISAGKAQNTYRGLVSMHPKAKESRNYTQCDSLLIGSECGAHTVPYIEVKNNSSRVEHEATTSKVDDDQMFYCRSRGMDEEEAVALVVNGFCKDVLQALPMEFAMEAQALVAISLEGSVG
- the sufC gene encoding Fe-S cluster assembly ATPase SufC, giving the protein MLSIKNLHVKLEEEDKQILKGVDLEVEAGKVHAIMGPNGSGKSTLSYVLSGKDGYEVTDGSATLEGNDLLDLEPEERAAAGLFLAFQYPVEIPGVGNMTFLRTAVNAQRKARGEEEMSAADFLKEIRAKAKDLKIDADMLKRPVNMGFSGGEKKRNEILQMAMLAPKMCILDETDSGLDVDAMKLVAEGVNALRTEGRGFLVITHYQRLLDHIKPDVVHIMSDGRIIKTGGPELALEVENNGYADILAEVA
- the sufD gene encoding Fe-S cluster assembly protein SufD encodes the protein MAEAKLQETPTEAMIASLDMPQGGWAQAAREDALARVRTMGLPQRRDEYWKFTRPDTLTQAEPVPAAIFDHGDAPLFDDTERLRIVFVDGVFDAEASDDLSLEGVSIERLAAANSDLHWARDLYGTLEKNGQTPVARPLAALNTAYASDGVLIHVTGTPSKPINLVYHHKSETSDAMLHHVVKLDKGAEVTLLENGPAAARFNTVLEVEVADTARFHHVRAQGRDHERRAATHLFTRLGTESLFKSFTVTVNGAMTRNECVIELTGDDASAHVAGACVGDGDFHHDDTVFITHDAVNCESRQVYKKVLRNGATGVFQGKILVKEGAQKTDGYQISQSLLLDGDSQFLAKPELEIYADDVACSHGSTSGAIDEEALFYLRARGVSHAEATDLLTLAFLAEAVEEIEAEGLREEINGRLSSWLERRSS
- a CDS encoding YIP1 family protein, with the protein product MAVTSDIVATYRGPGTVMSGLLAQGRNEVRVLMFALMAGLLIFVALSPYQARAAHLDPEGPLSVRQYWSAFFWIFLMPLLLYAFAAMVWVISRVAGQQLTGYAVRLTLVWSLLASAPILLLLGLALGFIGPGVQAQIVGAVWLAVFFWFWVSGLLAAQRG
- a CDS encoding YIP1 family protein: MNSAALIPLVQTTLRNPRAAAGLIAALQLSREVIWTALALVAALNALVISAMFAIAPPAIALPSYFQSPLVLFALLGGLMVLYVHALSWVGRAMGGQGTIEPLLAAVVWLQALRLCAQLGILLLTVALPPLALLASFVVTFWGLWILLNFVAELLQLPGLFHAAAVLAGAALGVLLGLGLLLSLIGLTAQGV